A part of Sediminispirochaeta bajacaliforniensis DSM 16054 genomic DNA contains:
- a CDS encoding ABC transporter substrate-binding protein, with protein MKRVLVLVVMVGLCLPLFAGGQSEGTASEKPQEIRVLLANHPYGELLKQVIPEFEKETGIKVNVESLQESQLTQKLTTEFATNSSTVDVFMTRPLQEGLLFIKNGWYEPLDTYDFSDYPSNSVDIGRKNGHVYIIPLVTEWQVMYYRKDLFKAAGIEVPTNFTELEAAAKALTTNEVAGIGSRGKGGSAVTQLSSYLYNFGGLYLDNNVAVFDTPEAIEAFRYYGRLLGTYGPQGVTSMSWENLMPVFQAGKLAMWTDASVFYGQVVDPTKTQVPAEDVGIAKLPAGPRGDSPFIVVSWGMSISSKTKNPEAAMKFLDWATSKELAIKGMLSNITMARNSAWQDSEVREKMNPGLIETQAHAAQNGYPFDRPFMSSVGKARDLIGEVIIESIDTKGTSPRLEALAAEKTEAVNELLKADGEYGGN; from the coding sequence ATGAAAAGGGTTTTGGTTCTAGTAGTGATGGTAGGCCTGTGTCTGCCTCTCTTTGCCGGAGGCCAGTCTGAGGGGACTGCGTCGGAAAAGCCCCAGGAAATTCGTGTACTTCTTGCAAATCATCCTTACGGCGAATTATTGAAACAGGTGATTCCTGAATTTGAAAAAGAAACAGGTATTAAGGTAAATGTAGAGAGCCTTCAAGAGAGCCAACTGACGCAAAAACTCACCACGGAATTTGCAACAAACTCCTCTACCGTGGATGTGTTTATGACACGACCGCTCCAGGAGGGCTTGCTTTTTATTAAGAACGGTTGGTATGAGCCCCTTGATACCTACGATTTTTCTGATTATCCCTCGAATTCCGTGGATATCGGACGAAAGAATGGTCATGTATACATCATCCCCCTGGTTACCGAATGGCAGGTGATGTATTACCGCAAGGACCTCTTTAAGGCCGCCGGCATCGAAGTCCCGACCAATTTTACCGAACTTGAGGCCGCAGCAAAGGCCCTGACCACCAACGAGGTTGCCGGAATCGGTTCACGAGGAAAGGGTGGGTCTGCGGTTACCCAGCTTTCGAGCTATCTCTACAACTTCGGTGGGCTCTACCTTGATAATAACGTGGCGGTCTTCGATACACCCGAGGCGATCGAGGCCTTCCGCTATTACGGCAGGCTTTTGGGAACATACGGACCTCAGGGGGTAACCTCGATGTCCTGGGAGAATCTGATGCCGGTGTTCCAGGCCGGAAAGCTTGCGATGTGGACCGATGCATCGGTTTTTTACGGTCAGGTTGTCGACCCCACGAAGACGCAGGTTCCTGCCGAAGATGTCGGTATAGCGAAACTCCCCGCAGGACCGCGCGGCGACAGTCCCTTTATCGTGGTTTCCTGGGGAATGAGCATTTCGAGCAAGACAAAAAACCCCGAAGCAGCGATGAAATTCCTCGATTGGGCCACCAGCAAGGAGCTTGCCATCAAAGGTATGCTTTCCAACATCACCATGGCCCGCAATTCCGCCTGGCAGGACAGCGAGGTCAGGGAAAAGATGAACCCCGGTTTGATCGAAACCCAGGCCCATGCGGCGCAGAATGGTTATCCCTTCGATCGTCCCTTCATGAGTTCCGTCGGGAAGGCCAGGGATCTCATCGGTGAGGTTATCATCGAATCTATCGATACAAAGGGAACATCACCCAGGCTCGAGGCCCTGGCTGCGGAAAAGACCGAGGCTGTTAACGAGTTGCTGAAAGCCGACGGAGAATACGGCGGAAATTAG
- a CDS encoding zinc-dependent alcohol dehydrogenase: MKALVMHRYKQLSYEEVPEPKIASERDLIVKVKAAAICGSDVHGFDGSTGRRKPPVIMGHEASGEIVAIGNGVSGFAVGDRVTFDSTIYCSSCYYCRRGLVNLCDNRRVLGVSCEEYRQDGCFAEYVRIPNHIAYRLPEGLSFVDASLTEPAAVAAHAMSITPIELNDTMAVVGTGLIGLLLIQFLKAAASGRVIAIDTDEKRLATARSLGADMAINPASGTAADEIREITQGRGADRVFEAVGASAPIQTALEVVRKGGSVTLIGNVSPKIELPLQSVVTRQIMLFGSCAISGEYPAVLDMMLRNKIDLDPLISAVAPLSEGQSWFDRLYDREPGLLKVVLEP, from the coding sequence ATGAAAGCGCTGGTCATGCACCGTTACAAGCAGCTGAGCTATGAAGAGGTCCCGGAGCCGAAGATAGCCTCCGAGAGGGACCTGATTGTCAAGGTAAAGGCGGCAGCCATTTGCGGCTCGGATGTCCACGGCTTCGACGGCTCCACCGGCAGACGCAAGCCGCCGGTGATCATGGGCCACGAGGCCTCCGGCGAAATCGTAGCCATAGGCAACGGGGTGTCCGGCTTTGCGGTGGGAGACCGGGTCACCTTCGATTCGACCATCTACTGCAGCAGCTGTTATTACTGCCGCAGGGGGCTGGTCAACCTCTGCGACAATAGAAGGGTACTGGGGGTTTCCTGTGAAGAGTACCGCCAGGACGGCTGTTTTGCCGAATATGTCCGCATCCCCAACCACATCGCCTACCGGCTTCCAGAAGGGCTTTCCTTTGTCGACGCCTCCCTCACCGAGCCCGCAGCGGTAGCGGCCCATGCCATGAGCATTACTCCGATCGAGTTGAACGACACCATGGCGGTGGTGGGAACGGGCCTAATCGGCCTTTTGCTTATCCAGTTTCTCAAAGCAGCCGCCTCGGGACGGGTCATCGCCATCGATACCGACGAAAAACGCCTTGCCACGGCACGCTCCCTGGGAGCGGATATGGCGATCAATCCCGCATCGGGCACGGCGGCAGATGAAATAAGGGAGATAACACAGGGTCGCGGCGCGGACAGGGTCTTCGAAGCGGTTGGTGCAAGCGCTCCCATACAGACCGCCCTGGAGGTCGTTCGAAAGGGCGGTTCGGTAACCCTTATCGGCAACGTCAGTCCCAAGATAGAACTCCCCCTCCAGTCGGTGGTGACGCGGCAGATCATGCTTTTCGGTTCCTGCGCCATATCGGGGGAATATCCTGCGGTCCTTGATATGATGCTTCGGAACAAGATCGATCTTGATCCCCTGATCAGTGCCGTCGCCCCCCTTTCCGAGGGGCAAAGCTGGTTTGATCGACTTTACGATCGCGAACCCGGCCTGCTCAAGGTGGTACTTGAACCATGA
- a CDS encoding carbohydrate ABC transporter permease — protein sequence MKQSPVFRIFFPILLVLIIVPTLFPFLWMLLSSIKSQVDIISWPPKFVFDPTMINFYKVFREQDFLKYLINSSIVGVSSVALSLLMGLPAAYSIARFGQKRLAVFILIARLMPGISFLMPWYIVFSRLGLMDSYTALILSHILIAMPVVVWVMSAYFEGVPRELEESAMIDGATQQFAFLRIVLPLSVPGVVTATTLSFIFSWNNFMFSQVLSMEKTKTLPIAVYNFMSYAEVDWGGVMAAAVAIMAPAIVLTMIFQKYVVKGLTMGAVKG from the coding sequence ATGAAACAGTCACCGGTTTTTCGTATCTTTTTTCCCATTCTTCTGGTGCTCATTATCGTACCGACCCTCTTCCCATTCCTCTGGATGCTCCTCTCTTCGATCAAGAGTCAGGTTGATATCATCTCCTGGCCGCCGAAATTTGTTTTTGATCCGACCATGATCAATTTCTACAAGGTCTTTAGGGAACAGGATTTCCTGAAGTACCTCATCAATTCAAGCATCGTCGGAGTCTCATCGGTTGCCCTTTCTCTTTTGATGGGGCTTCCTGCCGCCTATTCGATTGCACGGTTCGGACAAAAACGTCTTGCGGTCTTTATCCTTATCGCCCGGCTTATGCCGGGGATCTCCTTTTTGATGCCCTGGTATATCGTTTTTTCCCGGCTTGGTTTGATGGACAGCTATACAGCTTTGATTCTTTCCCATATCCTTATTGCCATGCCGGTTGTTGTCTGGGTCATGTCCGCCTATTTTGAGGGTGTCCCCAGGGAGCTTGAAGAATCGGCAATGATAGATGGGGCGACCCAGCAGTTTGCCTTTTTAAGGATCGTTCTTCCCCTCTCTGTTCCCGGGGTGGTGACGGCGACAACCTTGAGTTTTATCTTTTCCTGGAACAACTTTATGTTCTCTCAGGTTCTGAGCATGGAAAAGACGAAAACCCTTCCCATTGCCGTGTATAACTTTATGTCCTATGCGGAGGTTGACTGGGGCGGGGTGATGGCGGCTGCCGTTGCCATCATGGCCCCTGCGATTGTGTTGACCATGATTTTTCAGAAATATGTGGTAAAGGGGCTGACCATGGGGGCTGTAAAGGGGTGA
- a CDS encoding MurR/RpiR family transcriptional regulator, which yields MLEISCIYLIKSKYKEFSEKERLIADYILANPREAVHPSIEELAESVGISESTLVRFVKKLGYPGYQRFRIALATETVVPASRLFETQINENDDDVEVVFNSAISTLELSRNTLDRKAMTEAADLITSSERLYLFGTGGSNIVARDAFHKFIRTGLDCAMAEDYHMQLMLASQSCERCAALIISHTGENMDTLAIVEELKHSGCRTIMLTSNPRSPLARAGQISLSVQIASTSFVSEAFSARIAHLVVIDALYVEIMKRFDEAGVTHLEAMRQAIAKRRT from the coding sequence ATGCTTGAGATAAGCTGCATCTATCTTATTAAGTCGAAATACAAGGAGTTCAGCGAAAAGGAGCGGCTCATTGCGGATTATATCCTTGCCAACCCTCGTGAGGCGGTTCATCCCAGCATCGAAGAGCTTGCGGAGAGCGTGGGGATATCGGAATCCACGCTGGTACGTTTTGTAAAGAAGCTGGGCTATCCCGGTTATCAGCGTTTTCGGATCGCCCTTGCAACCGAGACGGTAGTTCCGGCTTCCCGCCTTTTCGAAACGCAGATCAACGAAAACGACGACGATGTCGAGGTCGTGTTCAACAGCGCCATCTCGACCCTGGAGCTTTCCAGAAACACCCTCGATCGTAAGGCGATGACCGAGGCTGCGGACCTGATCACATCATCCGAACGGTTGTACCTTTTCGGTACCGGCGGTTCCAATATCGTGGCACGGGATGCGTTCCATAAGTTCATCAGGACAGGTCTTGATTGCGCTATGGCGGAGGATTACCACATGCAGCTGATGCTCGCCTCTCAGTCCTGTGAGCGTTGTGCCGCACTTATCATCTCCCACACCGGGGAAAACATGGATACCCTCGCCATCGTCGAAGAGCTCAAGCATTCGGGTTGCAGAACAATCATGCTTACCAGCAATCCCCGGTCGCCCCTTGCCCGCGCGGGACAGATATCCCTTTCGGTACAAATCGCATCGACCTCCTTCGTATCCGAGGCCTTTTCCGCGCGTATCGCCCATTTGGTGGTCATCGATGCACTCTATGTTGAGATCATGAAGCGCTTTGATGAGGCAGGTGTTACGCATCTCGAAGCGATGCGGCAGGCCATTGCAAAGCGTAGAACCTGA
- a CDS encoding sugar kinase, translated as MAQSTYDFIALGALVTRLDPGIVPFEYADHYDLHVSGGEFNVAANMARAFGKKTAVVSAMVDYPIGAKVEAEVRRMGVDGFYKRFSHNGVHGPNMAQVWSDRGQGVRAPVVFYNRANEAAALLGPGSFDWEKIFEGGVRWFHSGGIFAALSATTPELIIEGMKAAKEAGATVSFDLNYRAKLWSANAAEGIDPMLQAQKVLGEIAEYVDILVGNEEDLQKGLGLTGPQVEKVSKLDPSAFISMMETVGKRYPNIKAVATTMREVKSTNHHEWSAVLWSGGKAHRAPVCSLDVYDRVGGGDGFAAGLFASLLEEADPENAVRTGWAHGALLTSFPGDTTMATREQVEAFAAGGSARIQR; from the coding sequence ATGGCACAATCCACCTACGACTTCATAGCCCTGGGAGCACTGGTAACACGATTGGACCCCGGGATCGTTCCCTTCGAGTATGCCGATCACTACGATCTCCATGTTTCAGGAGGGGAGTTCAATGTGGCCGCCAACATGGCCAGGGCCTTTGGGAAAAAGACGGCGGTTGTCTCCGCCATGGTCGACTACCCGATCGGAGCGAAGGTCGAGGCCGAGGTAAGAAGGATGGGGGTCGACGGCTTTTACAAGCGGTTTTCCCACAACGGTGTTCACGGACCCAATATGGCACAGGTCTGGAGCGACCGGGGCCAGGGAGTCAGGGCGCCGGTGGTCTTCTACAACAGGGCAAACGAGGCTGCCGCTCTTCTGGGTCCCGGCAGTTTCGACTGGGAAAAGATCTTCGAAGGCGGCGTACGATGGTTTCATTCGGGAGGGATCTTTGCAGCCCTCTCGGCCACTACTCCGGAACTCATCATCGAAGGCATGAAGGCGGCAAAAGAAGCGGGTGCAACGGTCTCCTTCGACCTGAACTATCGCGCAAAGTTGTGGAGTGCCAACGCAGCAGAAGGCATCGATCCGATGCTGCAGGCCCAAAAGGTCCTCGGGGAAATCGCTGAATATGTCGATATCCTTGTCGGCAACGAAGAGGATCTGCAGAAAGGGCTTGGCCTGACCGGCCCCCAGGTGGAGAAGGTATCCAAACTTGATCCCTCGGCCTTCATCTCGATGATGGAAACCGTGGGCAAACGCTATCCCAACATCAAGGCGGTGGCAACCACCATGAGAGAGGTTAAATCGACAAACCACCACGAATGGAGCGCGGTTCTCTGGAGCGGAGGAAAGGCCCACCGGGCCCCGGTCTGCAGCCTGGATGTCTACGACCGGGTCGGCGGCGGCGATGGATTTGCCGCAGGCCTTTTCGCAAGCCTTCTGGAGGAAGCAGATCCGGAGAACGCCGTGCGTACAGGTTGGGCCCACGGCGCCCTGCTCACCAGCTTTCCGGGAGATACCACCATGGCAACAAGGGAACAGGTCGAGGCCTTCGCCGCCGGCGGTTCCGCCAGGATTCAACGATAA
- a CDS encoding carbohydrate ABC transporter permease, giving the protein MIKSGFFERNLRYIFPLPALFFVLLLMVFPVAYTLVISFTDWALTSGRPMKFVGFSSYLGVLKEPRFIDAFGRTFSFTIGAVVLEAVIGTVLALVLNREFVGKNGIKFILLLPLVSTPVAIGIVWNLFYDPTIGFLNYCLSILGLPQSGWVTDASTVLPSLIMVDVWQWTPMIALIVLAGLAGLSSEPYESARVDGANSTQIFCFITLPMIMPTILTAVILRAIDALKTFDIIYAMTGGGPGYASETINIMAYKYSFEYFDLGSASAMLVFLFVLVLAASLGVMRLRKRFEA; this is encoded by the coding sequence ATGATCAAAAGCGGTTTTTTCGAGCGTAACCTCAGATATATATTCCCCCTCCCCGCGCTTTTCTTTGTTCTGCTGCTTATGGTCTTCCCCGTGGCCTATACCCTCGTCATCAGTTTTACCGATTGGGCCCTTACCTCGGGCAGGCCCATGAAGTTCGTCGGTTTTTCCAGCTATCTCGGGGTCCTCAAGGAACCGCGTTTTATCGATGCCTTCGGCCGTACCTTCTCCTTTACCATCGGTGCCGTCGTTCTCGAAGCCGTTATTGGGACCGTACTGGCGCTTGTTCTCAATCGCGAATTTGTGGGGAAAAATGGGATTAAATTCATCCTGCTGCTGCCGCTGGTCTCCACCCCTGTGGCCATCGGTATTGTCTGGAACCTTTTCTATGATCCTACCATCGGATTTCTCAACTATTGTCTGAGTATACTCGGACTACCCCAGAGCGGGTGGGTAACCGACGCATCAACGGTTCTTCCCTCGCTGATCATGGTCGATGTATGGCAGTGGACACCGATGATTGCCCTCATCGTCCTTGCCGGACTTGCAGGACTATCGTCGGAGCCCTATGAATCGGCGAGGGTCGACGGCGCGAATTCCACCCAGATTTTCTGTTTCATTACCCTTCCGATGATCATGCCGACGATCCTGACGGCTGTTATCCTACGGGCCATCGATGCGTTGAAAACCTTCGATATCATCTATGCAATGACCGGGGGAGGTCCCGGCTATGCTTCCGAGACCATCAACATCATGGCATACAAATACAGCTTCGAGTATTTCGACCTCGGCTCGGCATCGGCCATGCTTGTCTTCCTTTTTGTTTTGGTTCTTGCGGCAAGCCTCGGCGTGATGCGGCTTCGAAAACGATTCGAGGCATAG